A window of Pseudomonas mucidolens contains these coding sequences:
- a CDS encoding phage portal protein: MSNRRRNNKQLAQAPALVTQEFIPRSDSKMEAFSFGEPSPVLSGREVFDYLECWFNGRWYEPPLSLDGLARSVGSSVHLHSGLMFKRNLLSKTFIPHRLLSRAAFEQFALDFLCLGNGYLEGRRSMLGPVRELVPPLAKYMRQGKDGRQFMVQGWKEEHEFEPGTVFHLREADLHQEVYGLPEWISALQSALLNESATLFRRKYYENGSHAGFILYMTDAAQNEADVDSLRKALKDSKGPGNFRNLFVYSPNGKKDGLQVIPVSEVTAKDEFNSIKNQTRDDVLASLRIPPQLMGIVPQNAGGFGSIREAAQIYAANELEPIQARMAQVNEWLGEEVVRFKPYEIPVGT, encoded by the coding sequence ATGTCGAACCGCCGCAGAAATAACAAGCAACTGGCCCAGGCTCCCGCCTTGGTAACGCAGGAGTTTATCCCTCGCAGTGACAGCAAGATGGAGGCGTTCAGCTTCGGCGAACCATCACCCGTACTGAGCGGCCGGGAGGTGTTCGATTATCTGGAGTGCTGGTTTAACGGGCGGTGGTACGAGCCGCCATTATCCCTGGATGGCCTGGCACGGTCGGTGGGTTCCAGCGTGCATCTGCATTCGGGCTTGATGTTCAAGCGTAACTTGCTGAGCAAGACCTTTATCCCGCACCGGCTGCTGTCGCGCGCGGCGTTCGAACAGTTCGCGCTGGATTTCCTTTGCCTAGGCAACGGTTATCTGGAAGGGCGGCGTTCGATGCTTGGCCCGGTGCGCGAGCTGGTACCGCCATTGGCGAAATACATGCGCCAGGGCAAGGACGGCCGGCAGTTCATGGTCCAGGGCTGGAAGGAAGAGCACGAATTTGAACCAGGCACCGTTTTTCATCTTCGGGAGGCGGATCTGCACCAGGAGGTGTATGGCCTCCCCGAGTGGATCAGTGCCTTGCAGTCGGCGCTGCTGAATGAGTCGGCCACGCTTTTCCGTCGCAAGTACTACGAGAACGGCAGTCATGCCGGTTTCATCCTCTACATGACCGACGCCGCGCAGAACGAAGCGGACGTCGATTCCCTGCGCAAGGCGCTGAAGGACTCCAAGGGGCCAGGCAATTTTCGGAACCTGTTCGTGTACTCGCCGAATGGAAAAAAAGACGGGCTGCAGGTCATCCCCGTCAGCGAAGTGACGGCCAAAGATGAATTCAATTCGATCAAAAACCAGACCCGCGACGATGTGCTGGCCAGCTTGCGCATTCCGCCGCAGCTGATGGGCATCGTGCCGCAGAACGCGGGTGGGTTTGGATCAATCAGGGAAGCGGCGCAAATCTATGCAGCCAATGAACTGGAGCCTATTCAGGCGCGCATGGCGCAAGTGAATGAATGGCTTGGGGAGGAGGTCGTGCGCTTCAAACCTTACGAAATTCCTGTGGGGACCTAA